In the genome of Ptychodera flava strain L36383 chromosome 13, AS_Pfla_20210202, whole genome shotgun sequence, one region contains:
- the LOC139147295 gene encoding WD repeat-containing protein 97-like isoform X5 has protein sequence MSLAQARKFLDSTQKKPGQKENETKAQFYWRKLRETIRFTVKNVYRSDLKSVVIGHGVHHVRKLNHINEITDVLYNPEAKEYLTVDCKGINIFHLDGRKKDFIQPDEEFTRLIHAKEVNEYIGWTPGGDELLLLSDEFELISVGKVPQKIYAVVYNEQCNEIVTAGVGNVTSWSFRYAAKHLIPRKMAKEGLTAQDIFPLISLEDTASRAQRAFTACGTAVAVFNLYEGKLVTYKRDLHVRNITSLLFFNPLKCLITAARDGTIKMWDETWHLKLVFVGHSGAVSCLAVYPYGPYIISGSHDCTLRVWSLETCDEVDMIETAEPVDGLGTVLKCDNVHSYSAFTVSLWKIRDIHTMHTAIGHKIDAIRLTNRPEPECPRRALVVTRDATVRVVAPSNGNVITSLIVDRKVGVVDAIYAQAEETLFVALKNGDMVLANTKVNPSVVKHTWKGSEGSEREHFNCLCLYEYIVENSLETDVWKGLFRSAKVTVQSPMKSSKMRGKDRTLVMGGRKDGYLAVLDWDTMEVTYKIEAHGYKGVLSLLANSKDDQLISAGLDPETSSNNVIKVWRVFPFAEESLAPLMSFYCANTPLHMSVMRSCLMVAFQEPSTATYSIVKYDINSKNRFDHSPNEDHIDDVTGLSCCPRMQVTASCSSDGTLRIWNEANRLIRIVKLNAMPTSLCFCSEKGDLLIGIGKHLHRIEHYKYMPKAYMMKMVSMHFPDEIDEDPLPYDGDLIHYMTHEDVKRLKHAHSSLYKFDHFVDVLTDEENEELTREKKTKEKEYAMLEARDSELRKIRDGKIALKKKPRPPPRVREEAFQKYLELLPRPEQIFVPKDDYFNPNAFMDVPDIQGEAPYREFSPMGFFPNPASIVREEDEEEDGVKVTRKRPLPINPSGFIPNSVLIRLLWKEEDTAQMKSDSWRPPALSEDQLAEINARKRPKDEDIERVFVWSDEEEAKKIEDMVEQEEREKAELEKPKSVPKSRVLKQLDIDMTRSPSPKELEVDVETPPPTPPPEEPKEEPKEEPKPPPKPKPVQPRKPIQKLIAKPKPKTPSPEPPPPPTPSPPRPPTPLPGFITQFRGAEWFEKYFPNAGPSTFPKPWTVSAFTTTLLKLEKIADYEMKTQIADAMMTLHVQDGLANSQQVADTILGLLNSSSPPTVQDEEQKAFILHALRLLQGLGSRDEATVVQMIVQYLDGDEEIRTQVRNLFIQMGVQDPHNYFFKELDSWEVWNLDEANHRTELQAMAKNWVQKWTELFKNHIRRTIELLKKGKVTGKIAKLPGKGRQTSPSEPSRGILKKDDEDSSGDRVSTAGSSEKDRLTPRPLSQTRPIMVTFDAPPDQATIDNATPVEAINYFCEMQLEKHMERLRAAETPAASKVKEDVKKNTVLVLPKIKSESNHLVNREQDEPSDLESEARDQVADLPTKSPLSEGDESDVVEFKTSRELFEEMKREKEKEQRQQREKERQEKREKKKSPKKPTPPLPESRKKEKDSKPSLVRLGETHTSKCRPHRETSLAAIEFKLPSIYPGKRMEYDGMYGFTPKIDLPMKTVVMNPFPSPADYYEQYHQPILLSLKSSQKYFVPSQSYIKPTELI, from the exons ATGAGCCTTGCACAAGCAAGGAAGTTCCTGGACTCAACCCAGAAGAAACCTGGACAAAAGGAAAATGAAACCAAAGCCCAGTTCTATTGGAGAAAACTTCGAGAAACAATTAGATTTACAGTGAAAAATGTTTACAGGTCTGACCTGAAAAGTGTTGTCATAGGACATGGTGTGCATCATGTGAGGAAACTAAATCATATCAATGAGATAACTGATGTGTTATACAACCCAGAAGCTAAG GAGTACTTGACCGTTGACTGTAAGGGTATCAACATTTTCCATTTGGATggaagaaagaaagactttaTTCAGCCAGATGAAGAGTTTACCAGACTGATCCATGCCAAGGAAGTCAATGAATACATTGGCTGGACACCAGGTGGAGATGAACTACTTTTGTTGTCTGATGAATTTGAACTTATTTCTGTCGGCAAAGTACCTCAGAAGATTTATGCCGTCGTGTACAATGAGCAGTGTAATGAAATAGTTACTGCTGGTGTTGGCAATGTTACA tCATGGAGCTTTCGATATGCAGCCAAGCACCTTATCCCGAGGAAGATGGCCAAAGAGGGTCTGACTGCTCAAGACATCTTTCCACTAATCTCACTGGAGGACACAGCCAGCAGAGCTCAGAGAGCTTTCACAGCATGTGGTACTGCAGTTGCAGTGTTCAATCTTTATGAAGGCAAACTAGTCACATACAAAAGAGACCTTCATGTCAGGAATATTACAAG CTTGCTGTTCTTCAACCCACTGAAGTGTTTGATCACAGCAGCCAGAGATGGAACTATCAAAATGTGGGATGAAACATGGCATTTGAAGCTAGTCTTTGTAGGCCACAGTGGTGCTGTTAGCTGTCTGGCTGTCTATCCATATGGACCATACATCATCTCAGGGTCCCATGACTGTACACTCAGAGTATGGAGTTTAGAAACCTGTGATGAAGTGGACAT gaTTGAAACTGCAGAACCTGTTGATGGTCTAGGTACAGTCCTCAAATGTGACAATGTACACAGCTATTCAGCATTCACCGTCTCTCTGTGGAAAATCCGGGATATACACACCATGCACACAGCAATAGG ACATAAAATAGATGCAATACGGCTCACAAACAGACCTGAACCTGAG TGCCCACGACGTGCGTTAGTAGTAACTAGAGATGCAACAGTCAGAGTGGTTGCACCCAGCAATGGAAATGTCATCACATCACTGATTGTGGATAGGAAAGTTGGAGTTGTGGATGCAATTTATGCCCAAGCAGAAG AAACATTATTTGTTGCTCTGAAGAATGGTGACATGGTACTGGCTAACACAAAAGTCAATCCCAGTGTTGTCAAGCATACATGGAAGGGCAGTGAAGGAAGTG AAAGAGAACATTTCAACTGCCTGTGTTTGTATGAATACATTGTGGAGAACTCCCTGGAAACTGATGTGTGGAAAGGACTGTTCAGGTCGGCCAAGGTCACAGTTCAAAGTCCCATGAAAAGTTCCAAGATGAGAGGCAAGGACAGAACACTGGTCATGGGTGGTCGTAAAGATGGCTACTTGGCTGTATTGGACTGGGACACCATGGAAGTCACCTACAAAATTGAG GCGCATGGCTACAAGGGTGTTCTGAGTCTTCTTGCCAACTCTAAAGATGATCAGCTCATCTCAGCTGGTCTAG ATCCTGAGACTTCGAGTA ACAATGTCATCAAAGTGTGGCGGGTATTTCCATTTGCTGAAGAGTCCCTGGCACCGCTGATGTCGTTTTACTGTGCAAATACTCCACTACACATGTCAGTCATGAGAAGTTGCTTGATGGTTGCTTTTCAAGAGCCGTCTACTGCCACCTACAGCATTGTCAAATATGACATCAATTCCAAAA atCGGTTTGATCACAGTCCAAACGAAGACCACATTGATGATGTTACAGGGCTCAGTTGCTGCCCTAGAATGCAGGTGACCGCTTCCTGCAGCTCTGACGGCACACTTAGAATATGGAATGAAGCTAACAGACTCATTag GATCGTCAAGCTGAACGCAATGCCCACAAGTCTGTGCTTCTGCAGTGAGAAAGGTGACCTGCTGATAGGAATAGGCAAACATTTACACAGGATTGAACACTACAAAT ATATGCCCAAAGCATACATGATGAAGATGGTATCCATGCATTTTCCTGATGAGATTGATGAAGATCCTTTACCCTATGACGGTGATTTGATACACTACATGACCCATGAAGATGTCAAGAGACTCAAACATGCACACTCCTCACTCTACAA ATTtgatcattttgtggatgttctcactgatgaagaaaatgaaGAGCTTACTAGAGAAAAGAAGACGAAGGAAAAA GAGTATGCCATGTTGGAAGCCAGAGACAGTGAATTGAGGAAGATTCGAGATGGAAAGATTGCACTGAAGAAGAAACCAAGACCACCTCCAAGAGTTAGAGAAGAGGCTTTTCAGAAATACTTAGAGTTACTTCCAAGGCCAGaacaaatattt GTACCCAAAGATGATTACTTCAACCCCAATGCATTCATGGATGTGCCAGACATTCAAG GAGAGGCACCGTACCGTGAGTTTTCCCCAATGGGTTTCTTTCCTAATCCTGCCTCCATCGTGCGGGAAGAAGATGAGGAAGAGGACGGAGTCAAAGTCACAAGGAAGAGACCTCTCCCCATCAACCCTTCGGGCTTCATTCCCAATTCCGTCCTTATACGTTTACTGTGGAAAGAGGAGGACACGGCACAGATGAAATCTGACTCATGGAGGCCGCCAGCATTGAGTGAAGATCAGTTAGCAGAGATTAATGCCAGAAAAAGG CCCAAGGACGAGGATATCGAG CGAGTTTTCGTCTGGAGTGATGAAGAAGAg GCCAAGAAGATTGAAGACATGGTTGAACAAGAGGAGCGTGAGAAAGCCGAACTGGAAAAACCCAAATCAGTACCCAAATCACGGGTCCTCAAACAACTTGACATTGATATGACAAGGTCACCTTCACCCAAGGAATTGGAGGTGGATGTTGAAACCCCACCTCCCACCCCACCCCCTGAAGAACCTAAAGAAGAGCCCAAGGAGGAGCCCAAACCACCCCCTAAACCAAAACCTGTGCAACCCAGGAAACCCATTCAGAAGCTCATAGCCAAACCCAAGCCTAAAACACCCAGTCCTGAACCCCCACCTCCACCGACCCCATCACCCCCAAGACCGCCAACTCCTCTACCAGGATTTATTACACAGTTCAGAGGTGCTGAGTGGTTTGAAAAATACTTCCCAAATGCTGGACCAAGT ACCTTTCCCAAACCCTGGACAGTGTCAGCATTCACCACTACTCTGCTGAAACTGGAAAAGATTGCAGACTACGAGATGAAAACTCAGATTGCAGATGCCATGATGACACTCCACGTCCAGGACGGGCTGGCAAACTCCCAGCAGGTTGCCGACACCATACTTGGTTTATTGAACTCATCCTCCCCACCCACAGTACAAGACGAGGAACAGAAAGCATTCATTCTACATGCGTTGAGATTGTTACAGGGTCTAGGATCACGTGATGAAGCCACTGTGGTACAGATGATTGTACAGTACTTGGATGGAGATGAAGAGATAAG GACACAAGTGCGTAATCTGTTCATTCAAATGGGAGTCCAGGATCCTCACAATTATTTCTTCAAAGAATTGGATTCCTGGGAAGTGTGGAATCTGGACGAAGCCAATCACAGGACAGAACTGCAAGCCATGGCAAAGAATTGGGTTCAAAAATGGACGGAActattcaag AACCACATCAGGCGAACCATTGAACTCTTGAAGAAGGGCAAAGTGACTGGCAAGATAGCCAAGCTGCCAGGCAAAGGGCGGCAAACTTCACCTTCTGAACCCTCTAGAGGCATCTTAAAAAAG gatgaTGAAGACAGTTCGGGAGACAGAGTGTCTACTGCTGGTAGTAGTGAGAAAGACAGGCTGACCCCAAGACCACTGTCGCAGACCAGGCCTATCATGG TCACTTTTGATGCCCCACCAGACCAGGCAACCATTGACAATGCCACACCCGTTGAGGCCATCAATTATTTCTGTGAAATGCAACTTGAGAAGCACATGGAAAGACTGAGAGCCGCGGAGACCCCTGCAGCCAGCAAAGTGAAAGAGGATGTAAAGAAAAACACTGTACTTGTCTTGCCAAAGATTAAAAG TGAAAGCAATCATTTAGTAAACag GGAGCAGGATGAACCGTCAGATCTTGAAAGTGAAGCCAG GGACCAAGTTGCTGATCTTCCAACAAAGTCTCCTCTCTCAGAGGGAGATGAGAG CGATGTGGTGGAGTTTAAAACATCAAG AGAGCTTTTCGAGGAAATGAAAAG GGAGAAAGAAAAGGAGCAACGACagcagagagaaaaagaaagacaagaaaaaCGAGAGAAAAAGAAATCGCCAAAGAAACCTACACCACCTCTACCAGAAAG CAGGAAGAAAGAAAAAGACAG TAAACCAAGCTTGGTACGTCTTGGGGAAACTCATACCAGCAAATGCAGACCACACAGGGAGACTTCATTAGCGGCAATAG AGTTCAAACTACCTTCCATATATCCGGGCAAACGAATGGAATACGATGGAATGTACGGCTTCACACCTAAGATAGATCTGCCCATGAAGACAGTAGTGATGAATCCATTTCCAAGCCCAGCTGACTACTACGAACAGTATCATCAGCCCATACTGCTGAGCCTCAAATCCtcacagaaatattttgttccTAGCCAGTCATACATCAAACCAACTGAGCTGATTTAG